The window TTTTTTGTTGGCAAGTCAAGAGGGGTTTAAATGACACAGTTTAAGAGTACATGAGGCGCCCAATTGGAACATGCTTGAGATAAGGTGCAAAAATGAAATTTTGTGCCAAGTTTAAGGGTCTTTGTACGTATTTGGCCAACTTACATCTAAAACATTTGTGGTATTATTCTAACTGTGCAGTGAATATGAATTATTTGTGTGTCAGAACAAGTTGAAGAAAGTGACAAAAATACGCGAGAAACGGAGTTTTTTCCGTAACCAAACGGACAACTTTTTTTAACCAGACCCCTAACCCGAGTTGTATTGAAGTTAGGAAAATAACCGCCGTGCTCGATTAACTTAACCAGCCCTAGACCCAAACCCAGGCTCCTCAACCAGCCTATAAAAACCGGCATTTTCTACTCTCTTCACCACAGCTCTCTCTCTTTACTTCatttttagggtttcttcttATTAATCAGAAAAAAAAATGGCAGAAGTTGAATACAGGTGCTTCGTCGGTGGGCTAGCATGGGCTACCACCGACCAAACACTTGGGGAGGCTTTTTCTCAGTTCGGCGAAATTCTCGACTCGAAGGTCTGTTGCAAAACAGAGCAGAGATCGGATTCGAGCCGATTTGAATCGGCTTCGTTGACCCTCTGTTACTGGAAAAATTGATCTGTTACTACTCTCTCTGTTACTGTTACTGTTACTACTCTCTGGTTTATCTGTTACTGTTACTGTTTGTTACTATTATTCCACTTTCCCCGAAACGGTACGTTCCGTCTTCCTCTGTTTATACAAGAGATGAAGATAGATCGATTTTAATGTTTCTcccctattttttttattttatattttatggaTTTACCTATTTTTGGATGTTATGTTGTAGATCTGGTTAGATCTGATGTGTTTTTTTAATGATATTTGAATTTTTCAGATTATCAATGACAGAGAAACTGGTAGATCTAGAGGATTTGGATTTGTTACCTTCAAGGATGAGAAAGCCATGAGGGACGCTATTGAAGGGATGAACGGCCAGGACCTTGACGGTCGTAACATCACCGTCAACGAAGCTCAGTCTCGCGGAAGCGGCGGAGGTGGAGGCGGTGGCGGTTACCGTGGTGGTAGCGGTGGAGGCTACGGAGGTGGTGGCCGTCGTGAAGGTGGATACGGTGGTGGCGGCGGTTACGGAGGTGGCCGCCGTGAAGGTGGTTATGGTGGTGGTGGCGGCGGCGGTTATGGAGGTGGCCGTCGTGAAGGTGGTTACGGTGGTGGCTCTGAAGGAAACTGGAGGAGTTAGATTTTCCGTTGCctttagatttatttttttggtttgaaATTTATGGTTCTAAGTTTGGTTGAAGTTCCGTTATGGTTTACTGTGGTTCCTGCTACTGTCCTCGTTTTTGACCGTGAGATTGTTACCGTGATGTTACGTTGTGGATCTGTATTTACAAAGTTCTCTGGAATGAAGTGAATGAAGATTTACCGTTTACAATTAACAATTCATGTGTGTGTTATTATTTAGTTTAGTAAATGGAGATATATCCCTTTATGTCAGTCTATGCGCCTATTAATCCAAGTATTCGTCGCTgtaaaaagaaaatatctaatcAAGCTTATGGTCATGTGGATTGAAGCTGAATCAGATCTGCTTACTTATTTTACTGAACATCTATATCATATAAGAGTGAGATCCATAATTTGGCTGAAAGCATTAATTTAAAGATCAAAGGCCTTAAACGTAGAACCATCTTGCGTTAGAATTAGCAATACCATGTAATTATGTACTAATGAACTAATTATTTGTCGCTCCATTTGGATATGTATCAGTTTTGGTTTTATTGGATGTCTCGTAAGGAACATAATGTGATTCATGTAATAAAACAATAAATGTAGAAGAACAATATTGAAGaggaaattcttattgaatttttgggatgatttacaatggggtaggacccctctatttatagggggaaaatgacttagccacaaagtaaaactctctacaagatagacattcactctaaatagaattctattcataacactccctcTTGAATGTCTACTCGATAagtaatgtgcctcattaaaaaccttaaataaaataaaacccaatgggaaaaaaattctagaaaaggaaaaggagTACATAGATACGCCTTTTGATTgtctcgttaaaaatcttgcaaggaaaactcagtgggataaaaccttgtaagggaaaaaaaatgcaacgcgcattaactcacttgatgagagcatcaattcacatccttgagccttcgcatcccaatcttctgcactagcttcttgaaggttgatgtcGGTAGAGattgtgaacaaatcagccatattatcacttgaacgaatctgttgcacattgatatcaccatacttttgaagatcatgtgtgaaaaataattttggtgaaatgtgctttgtcctatctccttttatgaatcctctctttaattgagctatgcatgctgcattgtcttcatacaaaatcgtgggtagtttgtcatatctcaaaccacatttgtctcgaataagatgtattatagacctcaaccacacacactcttgacttgcttcatgaataacaattatctcggcatgattagatgaagtagccacaattgattgcttagtcgatcgccaagatatgacaatGCCTACACaggtaaacacataacatgtttgagatcgagccttgtgtggatcggataaatacccagcatcagcataaccaataagatcaggactgcaattattgccataaaataagcccatatcggtagtcccttttagataccgcaatatgtgtttgattccattccagtGTCTTCTTGtgggagcagagctatatcttgctaagacgtTAACTGAAAAAgtaatgtcaggccttgtagtattggcaagatacattagtgcaccaattgcactaagatatggtacttcaggaccaagtagctcttcattctcttcttgaggtcggaatggatccttattcacatcaagtgatcgaacaaccatcagagtacttaatggatgtgctccatccatgtaaaaccgtttcaataccttttctatgtaggtagattgatgaacaaaaattccgtttgccaaatgttcgatttgcaaaccaagacataattttgtctttccgagatctttcatctcgaattgcttctttaaataatcaattgccctttggagttctataggagttccaataaggtttatgtcatcaacatatacgacAAATACAAcaaatttcgatgttgttttctttataaaaacacatgggcaaatgacatcatttatatagccttcctttaataaatactcactaagacgattatatcacattcgtcctgattgctttagaccatacaacgatctttgcaatttgattgaaaacatttcccgggactttgaattatgtgcgttTGGCATTTTAAATCCATCGGGAATTTTCATgaatatctcattatcaagtgagccataaaggtaggcggtaaccacatccattaaatgcatgttaagcttttcatggacaacaaaactaatgagataacggaaagttatagcatccataacgggtgaatatgtctTCATAATTGACACCAGGCCTTtatgaaaatccttgtgcaacaaggcgtgccttatatctttgtacctcatttttctctttctcttgcgtacaaagacccatttatagccaacaggcttaacactGCTAGGTGTTTGGACTAGAGGCCtaaaaacttcacgttttgcaagtgaattcaactcTCATTgaattgcttcttgccattttggccaatctagtctttgtcgacattctccaacagattgaggttcaagatcctcactttcttgcataatgctagatgcaacattatatgcaaagacataatccaccactatatccaatcgattcaaatttgtctcaatatcgattggatttattgatagttccttattttcttgagtctcaggctcagtGGTTTCCTCATGATTCTTAGAATTTATTAAATCATGGATTTCTTCGTAAGAttctttcgtagtgtcattttgatcatttgttttcctttttctaggatttcgatccttagaacctaatGGTCTACCACATTTTAGGCGTgattttgactcattagctatgacactagaagattttCCAACggggacatcaatacggattggaacattctctgcagggatatgtgattttgttatccttttcaaatccgtaaatgcatctggcatttgatttgctattctctgcaaatggataatcttttgcacctctttttcacaaatagaggcacgtgtatcaagatgagataatgatggattttccacaaaatttccCGTTTGGTTTCACCAACTTCTCCCCCTAATTTTTGGAAAGTGTCTCATCGAATCGATAATCTGCAAATCAAGCAGTGAATAAATCCCCCGTTAATgtttcaagatagcgaataatggagggcgattcaaacccaacatatattcctaaccttctttgcggacccattttggtgcgacatggcggtgctacaggcacatatactgcgcatccaaaaattcttaaatgagatatattaggttcatgacccagaACTAGttgcaacggggaatatttatgataatttgtcggtctgagacgaactAACATTGCTGCATGAaaaatggcatgaccccaaacagaagtgggcaacctcgttttcatgagtaacggtcttgcaatcaattgcagacgtttaattaaagactctgcaagaccattttaagtgtgaacatgagctacaggatgttccacttttatcccaattgataagcaataatcgttaaatgcttgggatgaaaactcagcagcattatcaagtctaatagacttaattggattatcgggaaattgtgcccgtagtcgaattatttgtgccattaattttgcaaacgcgaggttgcgagatgacaataggcacatatgagaccatctagaagatgcgactattaagaccataaattatctaaacgacccactaggtgggtgaataggtccacaaatgccCCCTTGTATATGTTCCAAAAACGCAGGGGACTCAattccaacctttgttggtgatggtctaataattaacttgccttgataacaagaagtgcaagaaaattcattatttaaaagaatctttaaattctttaatgaatgcccatttgagttttctataattcgtctcatcataattgatccagggtgtcccaatcgatcatgccaaagtacaaaagtattggaatcagtaaccttttGATTTAcggtagaatgtgcctcaattgcactaattcttgtccaattcaggccacaagataaagattgGAATTTCTCAATAACCCTCTTTTGGCCAGAGAAATTCTTGGtaatgatgagatattcaagattattctcatctattgtctcaatatgatatccatttcaacggatatctttaaaactcaacaagttcctcttggacttggaggagaacattgcattctctgtgataagtattgttcccttaggcagagttatagtagctcttccagagccttcaattaatttactactaccagaaattgtagtaacatatgccttacacatatttaaatgagagaaatatttcttctctttgaatattgtatgtgtcgtacatgaatcaattaaacaaatatttttacaattgaacttgatccaagtttgctttgtggaatatccatatttgcttcccataGGTTGACATACAAAAAGAAATATAcgaataaatattagtattttcagagataaagaaaaaaattccGTAAGGCACAATCTTTGATTGAACAACTTGATTAGAAAACAAAATTTCTTGAAATTCTTTACAGATTAACATGAAAGGCTTAGATGGTATACAAGGACCAATATATGTTGGTACGGAGTGTGTTTTCAGAAGGCATGCACTTTACGGATATGATGCTCTTGAAACTATTGAAGGAGGAGTTGAAGGTTAGACAGTTATGCTCTTAATTAACGAATAATAGTTGTTTTTATTTGTCGTTTAGCACCGATTAGTGGAGATGAAAAAACTAACTTATGTTGCTGCATTACAGTAGCAAACATGGATTCACGCCTGGCTTAAAAATTCGTATAGTGTCAGTTGATTTAAAAACTTTAGCAAATAGTTTCAACTGATACCGACTACAAATTTTGACCACTATCAAACTTTATTCAATGACAGATTATACTAATTCTACATACTAATTAAAACTACTACTCATGTAAACTACGATAATTACATGATGTTTATTTGCTAACTAATACGAataagcaaaataaaataaaatcagacTACTTAATCTTCTTTAACCACGGATCCATAACCGATCAAGTGGTCTATTTTTCCATCAGGGCGCTCAAAGAAGTCTGCcacatccaagtgggtgatgtcaaaATTATTGTCAGAGACAAAATTAGCTTCAGGGCCTTTGttctttagagatgcttgataaagctcaaccaaatgtcTTGGTACACGACAAATATTTGCCCAATGCCCTTTTCCACCGCAACGATAACATTCGGTTTCTGAACCATTTGTCTTTGgcttctcatctttccctttccacttttggtggttatttttctttgggggctgattaacaccaggaaaatttcttccttgtccacggccacgaccacgaccatgaccacgactaCGACCACGAATAGGGCCACGGCCTTTTCCACGCTTAGTATAATGAGAATACACCTCATCCACTTCAGGCGATGGTGTAGACCCAGTGGGTCGATTTTCGTGATTTCTCATGAGCAAGTCGTTATTTCGCTCagccacaaggagaagagaaatcaactcaaagtacttcttgaaacctttctctctgtattgctgttgcaagaccatattggaggcatgaaacgttgtgaacattttttcaagcatatcataatcagtgatagtatctccacaaagtttcaatttagaagtaattctgaacattgcagaattatattcagaaacagacttaaaagtcttggagcctcagatgagcccaatcatatcgtgcttgtggaagagtgaccaactttaagttgtcatatctttcctttaagtcattccacaaaacaagtagatctttgactgtgagatattctattttcaacccttcatcaaggtgatggcgtaagaaaatcaaggccttagcacagtcttgggtggatgctttagttttgtctttaatggcgtctccaagacccattgcatctaaatggatttcagcatccaacacccatgtcatatagttcttgctcgaaatttcaagggcaacaaactttcttttcataatgtcagtcataattaaaaagaggagaaaagttaccttaatcttctcaaagagcttcttgagacggtagagtctcgtgctgataacgtgtaataaaacaataaaagtagaagaacaatattgcagagaaagagagagaaaattcttattgaatttttgggatgatttacaatagGGTAGGACTCCTCTATTTATTGGGGAAAAATGACTTAGTCACAAAATAAAACTCTCTATAAGATAGACATTCAttctaaatagaattctattcataacaattcatttaatattataatgtttTTTTTAACATTAGTATTTCTTTTCTAAAGTTCCTTTACATTTTCAATTGATATACAAGGAATTTATTGCAGTGTCAATCATAATGGTTGCACacgaaaagaaaaggaaatgaaAAAGAGAAGACCTTTGTCAGAAATAGAAAAATGTGTACAAAATGACCAAGAGCACTTGAGATTAGCATGCTTGGTATTGTCACAGGGGTGATTTGTGTCACTCGAACTCAGCCCGAGGTTCACCTCCGTGCGGCAGTCAAGCCCAGCCTTGACTTCAGCCTTTCCAacacttagttttatttttagggacgtttgaacttagaatgaaaataggcagcaaaaatagtagataaagGCACACACGATATACAGGAATTTCTTCCCAACTTGTATTAATAAGTGAATACAAGAACACAATAGCCAACCCTATGGCCAAGACAAAGAATTCCCTAATTCCCTGCCCCAAAATGGTTTTCCCCACCCTTAGGAAATGACTTAGACGTATTTGGCTTCACAATGCCTTAGACTAAGTTTCTGCCCCGTTTTGGACAGCCTAGGCAAGAATTTATAAGGCTACAATCAGTTGACAAGCCCCAACTGATGGGCAACAAGTTAAGACAAAGTACAAAAACGTGGGCACACTTTTAGGCCATGATCAACATGTCTTGGAAGAGGTTGCAACTGCCAACTGCTTCCCATGTGCTTGGCACATGTTTTCCAACTGCTGCTTGTGCACAACTTGGTCTGATTTTCGCCCAGCTACTTTGTGCCAAGGCTGGCATTGTGCCCAACCTTGCCTTTGACACTGCTCCACGCCAATGTCATTGCCACATCTCGCCACCCACTGGCTTAGCCGCACATGTTCATTGTCAAAGCTGCCCGCCCATGTCAAGTCGCCCCCGACTTGATCAAATCTGCCCATATCATTTGTCATTGCTTGTCCCGCCTTGTCTTGCCTTGCCTTTCCATGTCTTTGACCTTGCTTGACATGGCTTTGCCTTGCCATTGTTTTGCCAATCCGCACATCTAAGTAAAATGTGCCTTGCTTCCGTTCAAGGTGCGCTTGTCGAACCCCGCATTATCCGTCATGCCGAGCAGCCCTTCATGATGTTGCCCTATTTTTCAGGTTGTGTGCCAAGGCCATCATGAAAATCCTTGTCACAACCCACACATGCTGAGGACCTTTGTCAAGGGGCTAACAAACCACCCCCACCAGAAGAATTCGTCGTCCTCGACGAAGCAGCTTCCGCATTTTTCAGCACCACCATTGGTCCCAAATATGCTGTTGTTTGCCCATGTTCTTCCTCGTTTTGCTCATCT of the Nicotiana tabacum cultivar K326 chromosome 7, ASM71507v2, whole genome shotgun sequence genome contains:
- the LOC107800679 gene encoding glycine-rich RNA-binding protein; its protein translation is MAEVEYRCFVGGLAWATTDQTLGEAFSQFGEILDSKIINDRETGRSRGFGFVTFKDEKAMRDAIEGMNGQDLDGRNITVNEAQSRGSGGGGGGGGYRGGSGGGYGGGGRREGGYGGGGGYGGGRREGGYGGGGGGGYGGGRREGGYGGGSEGNWRS